The Syntrophorhabdaceae bacterium genome contains the following window.
GGAGAGACCACCTTTGCAACCACAGGATACCCGATCTCAGCGGCAAACCGGGTTGCCTCCTGAATCTCCTTTGTCCAGAGAAACCGTGTCACATCGAGGCCCGAGAGACGAAAGACCTGTTTTGCCTGCGGCTCCATCAGCCATCCCCTTGAGGATGCCTCAGCCAGTAATGTGAGGATCTCTTCCCTTAGCATGGCCTGTATCTCCTCATCGCCTCTGCCATGTGCACCGCGTCTTCTACAGAATGGGCAACGGGCATGTTGTTTAATGTAAAGCCCTCAATGAGCATGTTGTATTTGTCCACGTGCGGCACATAGGCAACGATAGGCTTACCCTCCTGTTGATAGACAAGGTTCAACCGGGCCCCGAGGTCCATGGTGATCCCGGGGATATAGGGGAGAAGCAGCATGATGATACACTCTATGTTGTTATTTCTGCTTAAAGTGAGTGCCGCTGCCACGAAATCATCATCTGTCGAACTCCCTGTAAGGTCGATCGGGTTGCTGAAAGATGCAATATTTTTAATTGTCGGCGATACGCTATTGCGGAGCTCTGTTTGTTCCGCTTCACTGAATGTCGGGACCTTAAGTCCATGGGAGAGACAGGTATCGGTAGCCAGGGCACCGTGCCCCCCACTGCCCGTAATGATCCCGATGTTCCCATTGATTGTTTTTTTGTAACAGCTGAGGGACTCGGCAAATGTCACAATCTCATACTCGTCCATTGCTTCAACTACTCCATGTTGTGTCATGACTGAAGAAAAGACCTCATAATCACCGGCGATCGAGGCCGTATGACTTTTGACGGCGCTGCTTCCCGCGGGGGTTTTGCCGGATTTGAGGACAATCACGGGTTTCCCGCATTCCGCTGCGGCAAGCACGAATGTCCGTCCCTCGTTTTCATCAAATCCCTCTAAGTAAAAGGTGATCACGTCGGTCCCGGGGTCTTCCCTGAAATACCGGAGCATGTCGATTTCATTGATGAGGGCCTTGTTGCCTATACTGACAGCCAGTGACACCCCGACTCCCTCAAGGGCACATTTGGCCATATGGTCTACAAGAATGCCCCCGCTCTGACTGACCATGGCAACCCTTCCCAGGCCGGGTATTACCATCCTCTCGCCCGGTATGAAGAAGGTATCCATGTGGGAAGGGGCGAAGATCCCGAGACAATTGGGCCCGATAAACGGGAAATCAGCCTCCTTTGCCGTTGATACAAGCCTGTTCTGGAGGTCTGTAAAGCCGGCCTCTGAAAACCCGCCTGAAATGACCACTGCGCCTCCCACGCCGGCCTCGATGCATTCAGCCATGACCGCGGGGACAATGTCGGCTTTCGTGGCGATAATCGCCAGGTCGATCTTTACCGGGATATCACTGATCTTTGGATAGACGGTTTCCCCACGGATAAGGCCGCCCTTTCCATTCACCGCATAGACCGGAATCTGGTAACGGAGATGGTTCTTGTTATATATGACATTTGCCGGATTGGATTCGTTGCTGAGAGAAACTCCGATGACCGCCATTGTTCCCGGTTTA
Protein-coding sequences here:
- a CDS encoding CoA-binding protein — translated: MDLKRLFKPGTMAVIGVSLSNESNPANVIYNKNHLRYQIPVYAVNGKGGLIRGETVYPKISDIPVKIDLAIIATKADIVPAVMAECIEAGVGGAVVISGGFSEAGFTDLQNRLVSTAKEADFPFIGPNCLGIFAPSHMDTFFIPGERMVIPGLGRVAMVSQSGGILVDHMAKCALEGVGVSLAVSIGNKALINEIDMLRYFREDPGTDVITFYLEGFDENEGRTFVLAAAECGKPVIVLKSGKTPAGSSAVKSHTASIAGDYEVFSSVMTQHGVVEAMDEYEIVTFAESLSCYKKTINGNIGIITGSGGHGALATDTCLSHGLKVPTFSEAEQTELRNSVSPTIKNIASFSNPIDLTGSSTDDDFVAAALTLSRNNNIECIIMLLLPYIPGITMDLGARLNLVYQQEGKPIVAYVPHVDKYNMLIEGFTLNNMPVAHSVEDAVHMAEAMRRYRPC
- a CDS encoding acetate--CoA ligase family protein, yielding MLREEILTLLAEASSRGWLMEPQAKQVFRLSGLDVTRFLWTKEIQEATRFAAEIGYPVVAKVVSP